The Cellulophaga sp. L1A9 genome window below encodes:
- a CDS encoding Nramp family divalent metal transporter: MDKLSNKPSLLKKILALVLAFGPGIFAIGYTIGTGSVTSMIVAGSTYGMQLLWVLLLSCIFSGILMYAYGNFALVTGETALYAFKKHLKYGKLIAILIIVGISLGQWNSLMGILGISSNIIFEIIVIYFPNLSGSRYEVVLIVALIVIAIMYSLLLVGKYTFFEKILVIFVTIMGLSFIISLFMVYPLPIEVAQGLIPSIPQVEGGKMMVAAFVGTTMAAATFLSRPLFVKGKGWNMSNREQQKKDAIIAAILVFIISGSVMAVASGALFHQGKPVTQVLDMVNTLEPVAGKFALTLFFFGTLSAGLSSIFPCLLIAPILLADYQSGELDTTSKQFKIVTGIASCFALIVPIFGANPIQMQILSQVFNVFVLPLVILGIILLVNNKGLMKEYKAGLGLNIGLFAALFFACVISYNGVVALFDFF, from the coding sequence ATGGACAAGTTGTCTAACAAACCATCACTTTTAAAAAAGATTTTAGCATTAGTATTAGCCTTTGGACCAGGGATTTTTGCCATTGGGTATACCATTGGTACAGGGAGTGTAACCTCTATGATTGTTGCAGGAAGTACTTATGGTATGCAACTGCTTTGGGTATTACTTTTAAGTTGTATTTTCTCGGGTATCTTAATGTATGCTTATGGGAATTTTGCCTTAGTAACAGGAGAAACAGCACTGTATGCCTTTAAGAAGCATTTGAAATACGGAAAGCTTATAGCCATCCTAATTATAGTCGGAATTTCCTTAGGGCAATGGAATTCTTTAATGGGTATTCTAGGGATCTCCTCAAATATAATTTTTGAAATTATCGTCATTTATTTTCCAAATTTATCTGGCAGTAGGTATGAAGTAGTACTCATTGTTGCTTTAATTGTGATTGCCATTATGTATAGCCTCTTACTGGTAGGGAAATATACCTTTTTTGAAAAAATACTTGTCATTTTTGTAACGATTATGGGGTTATCCTTTATCATATCTTTATTTATGGTATACCCATTACCAATTGAGGTAGCCCAAGGATTAATACCCAGTATTCCACAAGTAGAAGGTGGTAAAATGATGGTTGCTGCATTTGTGGGGACAACCATGGCTGCAGCAACGTTCTTATCAAGACCTTTATTTGTAAAAGGGAAAGGGTGGAACATGAGCAATAGAGAACAACAAAAGAAAGATGCTATTATTGCCGCAATTTTAGTATTCATTATAAGTGGCTCGGTAATGGCAGTAGCCTCTGGTGCTTTATTCCATCAAGGTAAACCTGTAACTCAAGTTTTAGATATGGTTAATACTTTAGAACCTGTCGCAGGAAAATTTGCTTTAACACTCTTCTTTTTTGGGACACTAAGTGCCGGACTTTCATCAATTTTTCCATGTTTGTTAATTGCTCCTATTTTGTTAGCAGATTATCAATCGGGAGAATTAGATACCACATCAAAACAATTTAAAATTGTAACAGGAATAGCGTCTTGTTTTGCATTAATTGTCCCAATTTTTGGCGCAAATCCTATACAAATGCAGATATTATCACAAGTATTTAACGTGTTTGTGCTTCCTTTAGTTATTCTAGGGATTATTTTATTAGTAAATAATAAGGGCTTAATGAAAGAATATAAAGCAGGATTGGGCCTAAACATTGGGCTATTCGCAGCCTTATTCTTTGCCTGTGTAATCTCCTACAATGGGGTAGTAGCCTTGTTCGATTTTTTCTAA
- a CDS encoding M13 family metallopeptidase, translating to MKYIIIFLITLLTLASCKKTSAPEKKIIEITGIDTTLKPGDNFYRYANGKWYDSIPIPASQAGVGAYMFMNYPQRLRLQGILDSVSKELHPEGSIEQKVGDFYASGMDTVTIEKRGYNPIQPILTSIETISDLPSLMAFVANQIKVGNSSIMAFGVGPDDKNSSMNIAHAYQTGLGLPDRDYYFKSDSSTVAIQEAYKTYLATLFELTGSNAETAKNDADMVYAIDKQLAESHRTRVERRDVIANYNKMAIADLEKSQPNIGWDNFLQHLGAETDSIDVGQPAYYNKLNEHLNATPIHNWKLYLKANAIDKYASDLSKPFVDATFTFTKVISGQAVQKSRGEIMASAVDNYLGEALGQLYVKKYFPEDAKKRMLDLVNNIQKAYAVRIDNLEWMSDGTKIKAKEKLFAMTKKIGYPDKWKDYSAVHIARDTYFENSTSAAAASYQRELAKLGKPVDKSEWYTTPSTVTAYNNPSANEIVFPAGILQSPYFDNEADDALNYGGIGMVIGHEITHTFDDQGAQYDKDGNVKNWWTKDDYSKFKSRIQQVIDQYSTFTVLDSLPIKGAMTVGENTADIAGIAVAYDAFKMTQEGQDSTKIGKFTPDQRFFLSIARIWKVKMKEEFLRLWINNNPHSPPIWRVNGPLMNTTPFYNAFDVNLGDKMFLPEEDRITIW from the coding sequence ATGAAATACATAATAATCTTTCTTATTACGCTACTTACCTTGGCATCATGTAAAAAAACAAGTGCTCCAGAAAAAAAAATTATTGAAATCACAGGTATAGACACCACATTAAAGCCTGGCGATAACTTTTATCGTTATGCAAATGGGAAATGGTACGATTCTATACCCATACCCGCTTCTCAAGCAGGAGTTGGCGCCTATATGTTTATGAATTATCCTCAGCGCTTGCGTCTACAGGGAATATTGGATAGTGTTTCAAAAGAGCTACATCCAGAAGGAAGTATAGAGCAAAAGGTTGGTGATTTTTATGCGTCAGGTATGGATACTGTCACCATTGAAAAACGAGGTTATAATCCCATTCAACCCATACTAACCTCTATTGAAACTATTAGTGATCTACCGTCTTTAATGGCATTTGTAGCAAATCAAATTAAAGTTGGTAACAGTTCTATTATGGCCTTTGGTGTGGGACCCGATGATAAAAATAGCAGCATGAATATTGCGCACGCCTACCAAACAGGTCTTGGTTTACCCGATAGGGATTATTACTTCAAATCAGATTCATCAACGGTCGCTATACAAGAAGCTTATAAGACATACCTTGCCACATTATTTGAACTTACAGGCAGCAATGCTGAAACGGCAAAAAATGATGCCGATATGGTTTACGCTATAGACAAGCAACTTGCCGAATCGCATAGAACAAGAGTAGAACGCCGCGATGTGATTGCTAATTACAATAAAATGGCCATAGCAGATCTTGAAAAATCGCAACCTAATATTGGTTGGGACAATTTCCTTCAACATTTAGGCGCTGAAACAGATTCTATAGATGTTGGGCAACCTGCCTACTATAATAAACTTAATGAGCATTTAAATGCTACTCCTATCCATAACTGGAAATTGTATTTAAAAGCAAATGCTATAGACAAATATGCGTCTGACTTAAGCAAACCTTTTGTTGATGCTACTTTTACGTTTACTAAAGTTATCTCTGGCCAAGCCGTGCAAAAATCTCGTGGTGAAATAATGGCAAGTGCGGTTGACAATTATCTAGGTGAAGCCTTAGGACAACTATATGTGAAAAAATATTTTCCTGAGGATGCTAAAAAACGAATGTTAGATTTGGTGAATAACATACAAAAAGCATACGCTGTACGAATAGATAACCTGGAATGGATGAGTGATGGCACAAAAATAAAAGCAAAAGAAAAATTGTTTGCTATGACTAAGAAGATAGGCTATCCTGACAAATGGAAAGATTACAGCGCAGTGCATATCGCTAGAGATACCTATTTTGAAAATAGTACATCTGCCGCTGCAGCCTCATATCAACGCGAACTTGCAAAATTGGGCAAGCCCGTAGATAAATCAGAATGGTATACAACACCATCAACCGTTACAGCCTACAATAATCCTTCTGCAAATGAAATTGTCTTTCCGGCTGGTATACTACAGTCGCCTTATTTTGATAATGAGGCAGATGATGCCCTTAACTACGGGGGAATCGGGATGGTAATAGGACATGAAATAACACATACGTTTGATGACCAAGGTGCACAATATGACAAAGATGGCAACGTAAAAAATTGGTGGACTAAAGACGATTATTCAAAGTTTAAGTCAAGAATACAACAAGTAATTGATCAGTACAGCACGTTTACTGTTTTGGACAGTTTACCTATTAAGGGTGCCATGACTGTTGGAGAAAACACTGCCGATATTGCCGGAATAGCTGTAGCGTATGATGCTTTTAAAATGACACAAGAAGGACAGGATTCCACAAAAATTGGCAAGTTCACTCCAGACCAGCGTTTCTTTTTGTCTATTGCTAGAATTTGGAAAGTAAAAATGAAAGAAGAGTTTCTTCGTTTATGGATCAATAACAACCCACACTCCCCACCTATTTGGCGTGTGAATGGACCTTTAATGAATACCACTCCTTTTTACAATGCATTTGATGTAAATCTTGGTGATAAAATGTTTCTTCCTGAAGAGGACAGAATTACTATTTGGTAA
- a CDS encoding nucleoside permease, which translates to MRIKVRLTLLNFLQFFIWGAWLITIANYWFGNKGWSPQEFGAVFSTLGISSLFMPTLSGIIADRWLNAEKLYGILHLFGGVAMLYLPQVDDPTLFITVILLAMICYMPTIALMNSISYTILKNSKYDVIKEFPPIRVWGTIGFIAAMWFTNLTGSKASANQFYISAVASFILAVYSFTMPQCKPQNQGKKGATLIEMLGLNAFKLFKNYKMALFFIFSMLLGAALQLTNMYGDRFLSEFEKVPQYVDSFVVKYSTIIMSISQISEALFILAIPFFLKKFGIKKVMLISMIAWVLRFALFAYGDPSGGGLWMIILSCIIYGMAFDFFNISGSLFVETQCDSNIRSSAQGLFMMMTNGFGAIVGSWVSGIIIGNFFTSNEGDFIWMDIWNSFAIYSLIIAIFFAFLFKHKHNPEDIGKINH; encoded by the coding sequence ATGAGAATAAAAGTTCGCTTAACACTATTAAATTTCCTTCAGTTTTTTATCTGGGGAGCCTGGTTAATAACAATTGCGAACTATTGGTTTGGAAACAAAGGCTGGTCGCCACAAGAATTTGGTGCTGTCTTCTCAACATTGGGAATCTCATCTTTGTTTATGCCTACCCTTTCGGGGATAATCGCAGATAGGTGGCTTAACGCAGAAAAATTGTATGGAATACTTCATTTATTCGGAGGTGTAGCAATGCTATATTTACCGCAAGTTGACGATCCTACCTTATTTATTACAGTTATTTTACTGGCTATGATTTGCTATATGCCAACCATTGCTTTAATGAATTCAATTTCGTACACTATTCTAAAAAACAGCAAGTATGATGTTATCAAGGAATTTCCTCCTATTCGCGTTTGGGGAACCATTGGATTCATCGCAGCAATGTGGTTTACTAATTTAACAGGTTCGAAAGCATCAGCTAACCAATTTTATATTTCAGCAGTTGCATCATTCATTTTGGCGGTTTATTCATTTACAATGCCACAATGTAAACCTCAAAACCAAGGAAAAAAAGGTGCTACACTTATTGAAATGCTTGGTTTGAACGCTTTCAAGTTGTTCAAAAATTACAAAATGGCCCTATTCTTTATTTTTTCAATGTTATTGGGAGCAGCTTTGCAATTGACTAACATGTATGGAGATAGATTCTTATCAGAATTTGAAAAAGTACCACAATATGTTGATTCGTTCGTAGTAAAGTATTCAACAATTATCATGTCAATATCGCAAATCTCTGAAGCGTTATTCATACTAGCAATTCCATTCTTTTTAAAGAAATTTGGCATCAAAAAAGTCATGTTAATCAGTATGATTGCCTGGGTATTACGATTTGCCCTATTTGCTTATGGAGATCCTTCTGGAGGAGGACTATGGATGATTATTCTATCATGTATCATTTACGGTATGGCTTTTGACTTTTTTAATATTTCAGGCTCTCTGTTTGTTGAAACACAATGTGATTCTAATATCAGATCAAGTGCCCAAGGTCTATTCATGATGATGACCAATGGATTTGGAGCCATAGTAGGATCATGGGTAAGTGGAATCATTATCGGAAATTTTTTCACAAGTAATGAGGGCGACTTTATTTGGATGGATATTTGGAATTCTTTTGCTATTTATTCATTAATTATAGCCATATTCTTTGCGTTTCTGTTCAAACACAAGCACAATCCTGAAGATATTGGAAAAATAAACCATTAA
- a CDS encoding SDR family NAD(P)-dependent oxidoreductase has product MKFNIEGKIALITGADSGIGKSTASFLVDEGVTIILSDRDQEALDDTIKELKETRKDAKIFGITADITKNEEVKALAKKIEDDFGGAHIVVNAAGARGAAGDFLSLSDDDWMQTIEVDLMGAVRIARAFIPQMQALNWGRMIMISSENAYQPYEEESPYNACKAGIINLSKCLSRSYSKENILFNCVSPAYVKTPMTDAMMEDLAEERNCSIEEAVEWFVKNKRPHIAMERRGKPEEVGSTIAFLCSDHATYINGANIRVDGGAVESAF; this is encoded by the coding sequence ATGAAATTTAATATAGAAGGAAAAATAGCACTGATTACAGGTGCAGATTCAGGAATAGGAAAATCTACCGCTAGTTTTCTAGTCGATGAAGGAGTTACCATCATACTATCCGATAGAGATCAAGAGGCGTTAGATGATACTATCAAAGAATTAAAAGAAACTCGAAAGGACGCTAAAATATTTGGAATTACTGCAGATATTACTAAAAATGAAGAAGTTAAAGCCTTAGCCAAAAAAATTGAAGATGATTTTGGAGGGGCGCATATCGTAGTCAATGCTGCAGGGGCAAGAGGTGCTGCAGGAGATTTCTTAAGTCTTTCTGATGACGACTGGATGCAAACCATAGAAGTAGATTTAATGGGTGCTGTGCGTATCGCTAGAGCCTTCATTCCGCAAATGCAAGCACTTAATTGGGGTAGAATGATTATGATATCATCAGAAAATGCATACCAACCCTATGAAGAAGAGAGTCCGTACAATGCATGTAAAGCAGGAATCATCAACTTATCTAAATGCTTATCACGTTCTTATTCTAAAGAAAATATATTATTTAATTGTGTATCTCCCGCATATGTAAAAACACCAATGACCGATGCCATGATGGAAGATTTAGCTGAAGAACGTAATTGTTCCATAGAAGAAGCGGTTGAATGGTTCGTAAAAAACAAAAGACCACACATTGCCATGGAACGCAGGGGAAAACCAGAAGAAGTTGGGTCTACCATCGCATTTTTATGTTCTGATCATGCCACGTATATCAACGGAGCAAATATACGCGTGGATGGCGGAGCAGTAGAGTCTGCCTTTTAA
- a CDS encoding lmo0937 family membrane protein, translated as MNKILWGIIIVLFIGWILGFLVFKILGGIIHILLVLAIVLIIYNWFTGIKEKG; from the coding sequence ATGAATAAAATACTTTGGGGTATAATTATAGTACTTTTTATAGGATGGATTCTTGGTTTTTTAGTATTTAAAATTTTAGGAGGGATCATTCATATCCTTTTAGTGCTCGCTATAGTTTTAATTATTTACAATTGGTTTACTGGAATAAAGGAAAAAGGTTAA
- a CDS encoding DUF808 domain-containing protein, with translation MASGFFALLDDIAALMDDVAVMSKIATKKTAGILGDDLAVNAEKASGFMSDREIPVLWAITKGSFLNKLIILPFAFLLSAFLPAAITVILVLGGIYLAYEGAEKILEFLGVLKHHEKKNLDIDMTNEEILALEKDRVKAAIVTDFILSVEIVIIALGTVTEKEISIQIMVVTIIAILATVGVYGIVALIVRMDEFGMRLINLNEQEDSFSDKVGHLLVNALPWVIKTLAVVGTIALLLVAGGIFVHNIHWLHDHFNMVPGMVKEFVVGLVFGAITVLFVQIFKKLFKKKK, from the coding sequence ATGGCATCAGGTTTTTTTGCATTATTAGACGACATCGCAGCTTTAATGGATGACGTTGCTGTAATGAGTAAAATTGCAACAAAAAAAACAGCAGGCATTTTAGGCGATGATTTGGCCGTAAATGCAGAAAAAGCTTCGGGCTTTATGTCCGACAGAGAAATACCGGTATTATGGGCAATTACTAAAGGCTCATTTTTAAATAAATTAATTATCCTGCCTTTCGCTTTTCTATTAAGTGCATTTCTACCCGCAGCAATTACTGTTATTTTGGTTTTAGGAGGCATCTATTTGGCCTATGAAGGGGCTGAAAAAATACTAGAATTTTTAGGGGTGCTGAAACATCATGAAAAGAAGAATCTAGATATAGATATGACCAATGAAGAGATTCTTGCATTGGAGAAAGATCGAGTGAAAGCAGCCATTGTTACCGATTTTATTCTTTCCGTAGAAATTGTCATAATCGCATTAGGAACCGTTACTGAAAAAGAAATTTCTATCCAAATTATGGTAGTGACCATCATTGCTATCTTAGCAACAGTAGGAGTTTATGGTATTGTGGCGCTCATTGTAAGAATGGATGAATTTGGTATGCGATTAATCAACCTTAATGAACAAGAGGATAGTTTTTCTGATAAGGTAGGTCACCTCTTAGTAAATGCTTTGCCATGGGTGATTAAAACACTAGCTGTAGTGGGTACAATTGCGCTACTATTGGTGGCAGGCGGAATCTTTGTTCACAACATACACTGGCTACATGATCATTTTAACATGGTTCCGGGTATGGTAAAAGAATTTGTAGTAGGACTAGTGTTTGGAGCGATAACGGTGCTATTTGTTCAAATTTTTAAAAAACTGTTTAAAAAGAAAAAATAA
- a CDS encoding DNA topoisomerase 3 — translation MKVCIAEKPSVAREIAAVLGANVKCDGYYEGNGYAVTYTFGHLCTLFEPNDYKPHWKSWDLNNLPMLPDKFRTKVVDNAGIQKQFNIVKKLFDKATLVINCGDAGQEGELIQRWVIDQAAYKGEVQRLWISSLTTEAIKEGFKKLQPSSKYDNLYYAGFSRAIGDWLLGMNATRLYTVKHGGYKQMLSVGRVQTPTLAMIVNRYKEIENFKPEPYWELQTLYRDTLFNCEKGRFLKKEEGEAFAKQVKESDFEIVSITKKKGKEYAPKLFDLTGLQVYCNTKFGFSADETLKMVQKLYEQKVVTYPRVDTTFLPNDVYPKVPGILQKLTKYQKLTEPILGGKIKKSAKVFNDKKVTDHHAIIPTGVQMNLQQNQQKVYDIITKRFIGVFYPDCTVSNTTVLGNVDTVTFKTTGKEILEKGWRLVFENPEAKTTSEKGILPSFIKGEKGPHEPSFLEKETKPPNQFTEATLLRAMETAGKQVDDDEMRELMKENGIGRPSTRANIIETLFRRKYIERNKKQLLPTQTGIQLIGTIKNKLLTSAELTGLWEKQLKEIENGSFHAGVFINNMKQMIDDLVYEVRLEKRHTKISHTTTAVVPKLIKENKKGVVHGKSCPKCKKGTLLKGKTAYGCSAYKAGCALVLPFTFQEKKISEKQYLRLLEKGCTVNLKGFKTTNGPKEGLLRFNEQFELQLEEKKSATKSKPDTIPNPIPCPLCKKGTVIKGKTAYGCSDYQNGCKFRYPFDVLREKAKGTPLTKALVVELLNQQG, via the coding sequence ATGAAAGTATGTATCGCCGAAAAGCCAAGTGTTGCCCGTGAAATTGCTGCCGTTTTAGGAGCAAATGTAAAATGTGATGGCTATTATGAAGGTAATGGTTATGCCGTAACTTATACATTTGGTCATTTGTGTACACTATTTGAGCCTAATGATTATAAACCACATTGGAAAAGTTGGGACCTTAATAACCTTCCAATGTTACCAGATAAGTTTAGAACAAAAGTAGTGGACAACGCAGGGATTCAAAAGCAATTTAATATTGTAAAAAAGTTATTTGACAAAGCTACTTTAGTAATCAATTGTGGTGATGCTGGGCAAGAGGGAGAATTAATACAACGTTGGGTCATAGACCAAGCAGCTTATAAAGGGGAAGTACAACGTTTATGGATTTCCTCCTTAACCACTGAAGCCATAAAAGAAGGTTTTAAAAAATTACAACCTTCCTCCAAATACGACAATTTATATTACGCAGGATTTTCTAGAGCTATTGGCGATTGGCTTTTGGGAATGAATGCTACACGTTTATATACCGTTAAACACGGTGGCTATAAGCAAATGTTATCCGTAGGTAGGGTGCAAACCCCTACATTGGCAATGATTGTTAACCGCTATAAGGAAATTGAAAACTTTAAGCCTGAACCTTATTGGGAGTTACAGACGTTGTATCGAGATACCTTATTTAACTGTGAAAAAGGACGATTTTTAAAAAAAGAAGAGGGAGAAGCTTTTGCTAAACAAGTAAAAGAGAGCGATTTTGAAATCGTATCCATAACCAAGAAAAAGGGAAAGGAATATGCCCCTAAACTTTTTGATCTTACAGGGTTGCAGGTATATTGTAATACTAAATTTGGCTTTTCGGCAGATGAAACCTTAAAAATGGTTCAGAAGTTATACGAACAAAAGGTCGTAACTTATCCTAGGGTGGATACAACATTTTTACCGAATGATGTTTACCCTAAAGTCCCAGGGATTTTACAAAAATTAACAAAATATCAAAAGCTTACTGAGCCTATTTTAGGAGGGAAGATAAAAAAGTCTGCTAAAGTATTTAATGACAAGAAAGTAACGGACCACCATGCTATTATTCCAACAGGGGTACAAATGAATTTGCAGCAGAACCAACAAAAGGTGTATGATATTATTACCAAACGTTTTATAGGTGTTTTTTATCCCGATTGTACAGTATCTAACACAACGGTATTAGGAAATGTAGATACCGTAACATTTAAAACAACCGGAAAAGAAATTTTAGAAAAAGGGTGGAGGCTTGTCTTTGAAAACCCAGAAGCAAAAACTACAAGTGAAAAAGGAATATTACCTTCTTTTATAAAAGGGGAGAAGGGACCACATGAACCTTCTTTTTTAGAAAAAGAAACAAAGCCACCAAATCAATTTACAGAAGCTACTTTATTGCGTGCTATGGAAACAGCAGGTAAGCAAGTAGACGATGATGAAATGAGAGAATTGATGAAGGAAAACGGTATAGGTAGACCTTCAACTAGGGCTAATATTATAGAAACACTATTTAGAAGAAAATATATTGAACGGAATAAAAAGCAACTATTACCTACGCAAACAGGAATACAGCTTATTGGTACTATAAAAAACAAATTGTTAACCTCGGCCGAGCTTACAGGTTTATGGGAAAAACAATTGAAAGAGATTGAAAATGGAAGTTTTCATGCAGGTGTTTTTATCAATAATATGAAACAAATGATAGATGATTTGGTGTATGAAGTCCGCCTCGAAAAAAGGCATACTAAAATTTCCCATACCACCACTGCAGTAGTGCCAAAGTTGATAAAAGAAAATAAAAAAGGAGTAGTACATGGAAAATCCTGCCCTAAATGTAAAAAAGGAACGCTTTTAAAAGGAAAAACGGCTTACGGATGCAGCGCTTACAAAGCAGGATGTGCCTTAGTGCTCCCTTTTACTTTCCAAGAGAAAAAAATATCTGAGAAACAATATTTGCGTTTATTAGAAAAAGGATGTACTGTAAACCTCAAAGGCTTTAAAACAACCAATGGTCCTAAAGAAGGTTTATTGCGTTTTAACGAGCAATTTGAATTGCAGTTAGAAGAAAAGAAGTCTGCCACAAAATCAAAACCAGACACTATCCCTAACCCTATACCTTGTCCTTTGTGTAAAAAAGGAACCGTCATTAAAGGTAAAACAGCATACGGGTGTAGTGATTATCAAAACGGGTGTAAGTTTAGGTATCCTTTTGATGTTTTACGAGAAAAAGCAAAGGGGACTCCCTTAACCAAAGCATTGGTTGTTGAGTTACTCAACCAACAGGGCTAA
- a CDS encoding response regulator gives MRVYLADDDQDDRQFFSDALQELPIHIELTTFQNGVDLMADLFSKESLPQAIFLDLKMPMMDGFECLADIKAEEKFKGIDVVIYSTSFNDWEVEKLQVMGANSYLQKPSSFNQLKTVLYQCLETIKTNLGKSDDKRLQFTVLK, from the coding sequence ATGAGAGTTTATTTAGCCGATGATGATCAAGATGACCGTCAGTTTTTTTCAGATGCTTTACAAGAATTGCCTATACATATTGAGTTAACAACATTTCAAAATGGGGTAGACTTAATGGCAGATTTGTTTTCTAAGGAATCTTTGCCCCAAGCAATATTTTTAGATTTAAAAATGCCGATGATGGATGGTTTTGAATGTCTTGCAGATATTAAGGCAGAAGAAAAATTTAAAGGTATAGATGTTGTTATTTATTCCACATCTTTTAACGATTGGGAGGTTGAAAAACTGCAAGTAATGGGAGCGAACAGCTACCTGCAAAAGCCTAGTTCTTTTAATCAATTAAAAACAGTGCTTTATCAATGTTTAGAAACAATCAAGACTAATTTAGGGAAGTCAGACGATAAGCGACTTCAATTTACGGTGTTGAAGTAA
- a CDS encoding alpha/beta fold hydrolase translates to MEKPTAFTTSKKAIVFLHYFGGDAGSWQWVCKHLEKEFKCFPLNLPGFDGTSVSETPTISSFSKYINDEIVALNLKDYILVGHSMGGKLALSAALQNVDNPPRKIVLIAPSPPTTEDMSAEEKERMLKHPDRAEAIQTVKNGTVKTLKKERFDYAVNSQLRIAEVSWQWWLNTGMNNSIATHVKNLETPVSVIFSTDDPVITEEAIQKEVLPYLKKATPIPLKGIGHLVPLEAPKKLALLLKQIIA, encoded by the coding sequence ATGGAGAAACCAACAGCCTTTACAACGTCTAAAAAAGCAATTGTGTTTCTTCATTATTTTGGTGGTGATGCAGGGAGTTGGCAATGGGTGTGTAAACATCTAGAAAAAGAATTTAAATGCTTCCCTTTAAATCTTCCAGGATTCGATGGTACCTCGGTTTCAGAAACTCCTACTATTTCTAGTTTTTCAAAATATATTAATGATGAAATTGTTGCACTAAATCTTAAAGATTATATCCTCGTAGGACACTCTATGGGAGGTAAATTAGCATTAAGTGCGGCCCTACAGAATGTAGATAACCCTCCTCGTAAAATTGTATTAATTGCACCTTCTCCTCCTACAACAGAAGACATGTCTGCTGAAGAAAAAGAGCGTATGCTAAAGCACCCAGATAGGGCAGAAGCTATACAAACAGTAAAAAATGGAACCGTCAAGACCTTGAAAAAAGAACGTTTTGACTATGCGGTAAACTCGCAATTGCGCATAGCAGAGGTTTCTTGGCAATGGTGGTTAAACACGGGAATGAATAATTCTATCGCCACACACGTAAAAAATTTAGAGACTCCGGTAAGCGTTATTTTTTCTACGGATGATCCTGTTATTACAGAAGAAGCTATACAAAAAGAGGTGTTGCCTTATCTTAAAAAAGCAACACCCATTCCTTTAAAAGGTATCGGTCATTTGGTGCCTCTAGAGGCACCAAAAAAATTAGCACTTCTTTTAAAACAAATTATAGCTTAA
- a CDS encoding YgcG family protein: MQNIRIASKLLLLFLALNVFSYKATAQETETENPTPEYDFSEIEKSPFPEPIGIINDYGQVFTESQRSELYTLLYDYENETNRQIVVVTIERLTPYDNIQEYGTDLGQAWGVGSNDKNNGMVIIICKPCKQIGIATGSGTREVLTDRICNEIITNTIVPEFKNGNFYDGIKIGLNELITNWE, from the coding sequence ATGCAGAACATAAGAATAGCATCTAAACTACTACTCCTTTTTCTAGCTTTAAATGTATTTTCATATAAAGCCACTGCTCAAGAAACTGAAACTGAAAATCCTACTCCTGAATATGATTTTTCAGAGATAGAAAAATCCCCTTTTCCAGAGCCTATTGGAATTATAAATGACTACGGACAAGTTTTTACCGAATCGCAACGTTCGGAATTGTACACACTACTTTATGATTATGAAAATGAAACTAATAGACAAATTGTAGTGGTTACTATAGAGCGCTTAACACCTTATGATAATATCCAAGAATACGGAACAGATTTAGGACAAGCTTGGGGAGTTGGCAGTAATGATAAAAATAATGGTATGGTAATAATTATATGTAAGCCTTGCAAACAGATAGGAATTGCAACGGGATCTGGAACTCGAGAGGTTTTAACGGATAGAATTTGTAATGAAATAATTACGAATACCATAGTACCTGAATTTAAGAACGGCAACTTTTATGACGGAATTAAAATTGGATTGAATGAATTAATTACCAACTGGGAATAA